TCCCTTTTAACGCTCCTTCGCTCGAGAACTATCATTTCTgacaaaatatgataaaaattccGTCCCATTCTCATAGTGCAcgaaatgttttaatgtttctataaatactccgcattttttaaatattgcctcACACGAAAAATCCTAGTCTGCGATAAATTTGCCTTTACGTCCGCAAATCACATCACGTTGTGAGCGTCCGCATGGCACTTTCAGCAGACCGTTATAATACGCGCATCAAACGAACTACCGCCTGTGTCGTCTGAAACACCGACATCGCCCTCACCGACCGAAGAAACAGTAACAGAGTCGATGACCACTCCTTCAACGACATCAAGCACTACCACATCCACATCGACAACGACAGAAACAACATCAACTTCAACAACGACGTCAACAACGCCGATACCCACAACGATTGTGACCATTCCAACGACAATACCAACAACAACTCCAACACCTGAAATTACAACTCAGGAAGTAACCAAGCAGGTCTGTGAAGATAACATGGTTTACTGCATGcaacagataatttattatcaacagaagttgaaaagtaaaaacttttttcgaTTAGACtctttgtttaattttcgaACGTGGAAAATATTGTAAGTACGAAACGTGTaaagtgtatatattttgtgcAGACAATTGTATAAGTCAGTCTGGACGATGGTTGATCTGGGATCTGTTTTGGCTAAAAGATTAATTTTCTAACTTACTGTAATctttattctaaattcaaaaatatacgtgatgattatacatattaacagtagtacaaatatacattttacaatattaaaaaatacattactcaAATACAGGTTATTCATTATTCTTTTCACTTCAATGATGGTCATACAAACAAATTTGCAGAGGATTAATAGTGGTGTcggtagttatttatatattaataatatattttatattttaacatatatttttcgtGTAATGACACAAGCGAACTGCATGTTACAGGAGATGATAACATCGACGGAGCGTTCGAGCACCATAATCGGTAGGACGACGGAAACCGTTCCATTCCCGATGCCCGTCAATCAACCGCCCACACTCAAACACCATATGAAGAAACTAGCGATCACAGCTGGCAAAGCCTTCAGGTATGTACCATGTATGACTGCTGAAAATGTAATCTATGTTTAACCATACAATTAACTATTTGGGAAAGAGTTTGTGATTCAAAATATGagtgtaaatttattaactcACAAAGGAGCGCCTgtctaagttattttttattggcgTGCCTTAGTATGAGTGTGTGAGGGTCGCGCTTACAAGATGTCTCAAGTGTTTGTGAAATGCCAGaagtataaagtttattttagctGACAAACAATAACCAGATGAATAATCGTTTTTGCTATATGCATAGCTTGTTCCAATAGGTATTATAAGTGTTAtagtctatctgtctgttacgttttcatgggtcaaactactgaactgaCTGATCaaatttggtttgaagcaaGCTCGGAAGAACAgtctactttttatgcctaaaacctGACGATCTACCCCTAAAATGCAAGTGACGCCGCGGTCAAAAACtagtatattatgatattcTTGATATATACAAATCTTGTCCTACTTTAGATACATCATACCAGCCGACTTGTTCACGGATCCAGAAGAAGGAAGCAACCTCACGTTCACTATGTATGAGGCTGAAAACGTCCCGCTCAGCAAAAACTCTTGGATTCAATTCATTCCCACTGAACGAGAAGTCTATGGATTGTgagtagttttaattattttgattatattttataaccataaaaaaatgccatatatcgttaaaaattatatcaccgtgcaaaaaattttaataaaatatataaatgttttaggaTTGGAttggattatatttttctataaaatgtaaTCCACAATagcaaaaagtatattataattttaagtactcttattatttttttattatgcctAAATTTTTTCTAGACCACTGGAAGCGCACGTGTCTCGCTGGAACTTCATTGTAGAAGCACAAGACAGCGAAGGTCTCCTCGCTCGAGGGCCGCTAGACATCACAGTGCAACAGCACAAGAGTGGGAGGACTATTAATCATCAGTTCATCATGCAATTCAAACTCCTCAAACAGTTCAACAACGTCATCGACTGGCAGATACGAGCTCTGGAAGGCATCGTCAATCTGTTCAGGGACACGGACATGGACCACTTGACGGTCCTGAACGCGACTCAGAACGAGGACCTGTACGAGTTCGTGTGGACGAACGACACCCTACCGAAAGATCCCGCCTGCCCCATGGACGATATCAACAGGCTCATGAAGGTGATTGATTCATAACTATATAACATTAGCAGCCGGGTGCGCATTCCACAATTTGGTCGCCGATTATCGGATGACCGGGTAAACATAATCGAACAAAATTGTTTATGAGATTAAGCAAAAGATAATAGTAATCAGTTATTAGCACAAAGTGATCGTACATGATGGATGGATTTACTTACACCGCCGCTCACAGATAATGGAGTCGGAGTCGGAGCGCGGCGCGGCGTCGGCGGGGCTGGCGCGCGCCATGTCGCCGGAGCTGTCGGTGTCGGCGGTGCGCTGGCGCGGCGCGGGGCGCTGCGCGGCGGCGCGCGGGGCGGCGCGCGCGCCCGACACCTACCCGCCCGTCACGCGCAACCAGGTCGACCACCTCACCGCCACCGTGGGCCACCTGCTCGTCTACAAGGTGCCGGAGGTGAGCCGCTCGAGCGACGACTATCCGATTCGTGTTCCGTGCGATTTTCAGATTTACGTAACTCCCGAATGCCATATTTTATCTTCCAGGATACGTTCTTCGATCCGGAGGACGGCGGCACTCGAAATCTGCAGTTGTCCCTTCGTTTCAGCGACCGCTCCGAAATTCCCGCAAACCACTGGTTACAGTTCGATGCACGCAACCAAGAATTCTATGGTCTGCCCACGTCTAACGATGAGAGAAGCGTGCATTATCAGCTGGTAAGTAATTGGTGTTTGATTAACGAATGTTTCGCGTTATTATTGGGCAAGATTTTAGGCATACTAATATTAAGAAGTTGTAGTTTCAgactataaaatatcaaaatcaaacatTATCTGTTTGgaatatagtaaattataaggaatgaaaatgaattttaaactcGCTCACATATCAATTCCACACTTAAATATTGCAGATCGCCGAGGACTCTAGCAAGAAGAGTGCTTACGACAGCTTGATAGTCGAAGTGGCGAAGGCTCCAACGATCCGTCCGACCGTCGAGTTCCAGATGACGATGGACCCATCGCCCAACCTCGTCGACAGCGCCAACAACAAGCGCAAGGTCGTAGAGAAGCTGGCAGCGCTGTTTGGGCAGAAGGAGACCGACAATATTCGGATACAGAGCATCACGGACAATCCTACTACAATAATTTGGTAATTATTGTTTTCCTTCGTAATTTCGATTGACCGACCACCTGACCCCCAAACCCTCCGAGAACTGCTGCCGCCGAAGCGATAAATGCGGATGAAATTTATGAATGCACTTCCTGAGGCGGTATAGTCTATAGTCTATagatatagtctattccaatcgaagaagaaataaagataaacaaaccttacattACGTATGCCACGCGATTCTCTTATAGCAacattgtgcactactaacaattcttgatcaatatatctttatttatcatacaaaaCTATGGAATAGTAAACTAAACTACTCATAGccacttaaattttactacaaaacgcctttttttttcgaaaactcATATTCAATagcatagattaatcaagctccgGACTTTTGATACCGAATTGACcaatcaaatgttgtttattgttGGCTTGTGTTCTCTTGTGATTCTAATAGActataaatatcataacaagTAGATATTAGATTTAGTGTTCCCTCAAAATATTAGTATTCTAGTCTAGTCTAGTATTAAAGTATTCCTTTCTAAGCTTTTCCtacttaagttaaaattatataaaactaatgtcTAAAAACACATAGCATAGATTTTTTaatcgtatataataataatttgtaatataaatgatcCAAACCTATTTTCAGGTACAACACAAGTCTACCAATGGACAGATGTCCCAAGAGAGAAATCGAGGAACTCCGTAAAATGATAATAGTTGACGAACGGGGCGCTATTGGGGGAAACCTTCGAGAGCATGTCgatcaaatatttgataaagatctcaaagttatgtcgatccgCCTCATTCCTCTGGGACTCTGTGCCGATCAAAACACCAAAACCACAAAGACCTTGGTTCCGATACAACCTGGTACGAATTTGCAAAACAAGGCAACGAACGCCAGTCCCGAATATTCAGACTACTTGGTGACGTTTGTTATACCTGCCATCGTGATCGTGTGTATGATCGTCGTTGCTGGAATTATCGCATGCGTTCTGTACAGAAGACGACGAACCGGTAAGAATCGAATATAGTAACATATGCGTAACGTCGACATAACAAGTTGGTGAGATGCCATATACTATGTTTCATTTTGATATAGTTCctataatcttataaataagtataattatccTAGTACGTTAGGTGAAATATATCGCATAATGAAATTAGTTATTGATCTCAATTTGGATGTACAGTAgacaacatacaaaatattacaaattcgctaaataatattaaatatataaaaattattaacgagTATTTTAACTATAGCGGATGCAAATTCTTGACACGAAAAAGgtgatttattgattaatcaTTTAGAGCACTTCagttaatttagtatattatcgttttgttttttttttcttactagACTTGGCTCTTAGATTTAATGTTCGCTTAATTTAACGATATTATCTATGCACATATCTCTGTCTTATATTCGCACTTGCACATACTAAAGAGCTAGAATATTTTCGCAAGCATTGTTCGCGCTATATAGTAtatgaacatattttaatattactgcaATTAATAACATAACTCTTATAAACATCAGGTAAAATGAGTGTTGGCGATGAAGAGGAACGTCAAGCGTTCCGTTCGAAGGGAATCCCTGTGATTTTCCAAGATGAACTCGAGGAAAGAGCCGATGCTGAACCAGCTGACAAAAGTCCGGTCATCATGAGAGAGGAGAAACCGCCACTATTACCACCTGCGCCTGATTACCGTTCGGGGGAAGACGCACCCTACCGTCCTCCGCCCCCCTTCGCCGCATCCCGCACCCCTCCACGCCCTAAAGCGACCCCGACATACAGGAAGCCCCCTCCATACGTCCCACCCTAAAACTGCCTACGTCCAATAGTATAGACACCCGTTTACATTGCGTAGCTATAGGCGAAGCTAGAAAAGTCAGATCGATCATCTCTGAAATTCAGTAAACTCGTAAAATAGTTTGGCTTTGATGGTTGGCTTAAGATGGAAGACTTAATATACTTTTTCCGTTACCCCATCACGATTATTTCCTAGCTTGTCTTATGTACGTAACACGTCAAGCGGGTCTAAATATTGTTTCtcaattttttgttaataaggaAACTAGTCGACCCATTCGTTTACACCTGTTCGATTATTATTTTCGTGAATTTATTCGGTTCTTTTAATcagtatatagtatttttaacgAGCATTTACGAAAAGTAATGTTATGAATGCATTTATTACGAAAATTATTGTAAACGTAAGATAACGTAAACGAACCTCATATCGACTAAAAAGGAATTGTGCACAATTAAATGTGACTACGAATTTCTTTTATTGTAAGTGACGTCACGAAGTAGTTTTTGAAGCGTAGTTGTATGCGTATGTCTATGATGTTCAAGTGTATAAAAGTACTTCACAATAAATGCTACATTAGAATGTTATTGTTGAAGTAGGTAATGTTACATTAGATATACGGCGTCGTTATACGAATATGTTTTCATTTGTAATCAATTGCTTTTAAAcagatgaattaaatatatacgtgATAAACTAATCGAAAGATATcatgaaacaataatatataaataaatatttaaggctAGACCAAAAACAGTTCATTACGTGTGTTGGCTAAATGCGTGCCATTGTTTGAggaatgttatgtaataatgtattttaataaacatatcgAAAATGTAACATTAGCCTTTAGCTTAGTTCTTccatacacaaatatattaggCTATGCGTGCGTGTATGTGAACGTAGAACACAAAACGATGTATTAGAGAGATGTTATGAAACTAAGACTAAATAAAAAGCACACACGTTTATATCTCTACAAACGAGACGCGAGTTATCGcaattcacttaatatattagACGCTCCGATAATATGGAGTCGcaaattacgaaatattattttgtcgttaagcaattttttttattggtcaaTAAAATTGCTCacgcaattatttaaattaaatatacaagagTAAGTTAAACTTATAATACAATTAGCTGGCgtgtacattataaataacatgaGTTATACAACTGACCTTAGTTTTAGGCTacgaatagatattttttaagaataaaatatcattttgtaCTTGTCTAATTATTACCATAGGCGTAAGATTAATCAAATTATGTAAACGATAGGGAATTAAACGAAATGagctataaaataacttttactttggatgtatttttttctactgtATACTCATTTAGAATTTTTGCATTTATAGATCTTTTTAgtgttatacaattttatagatCAGCTAAaagtttcttttaattatattatatttttatttcttagtagTTGTACTTAATAATGTCCATATAAAACCGaaccattttattataatttaataatatacttatgtatgtatgacaaatattatttttaaacacttcACATCAAAACGcacataatttatgtaattattgagtttttctaatttaataaaatggtcTAGTGagttgtttcttttattttatactcttAATATAAAGGATTATTTAACAAGTGTGTGTAGGTATTATAATAAAGCTAtgcatgattttaataaaacattatgaaaaaatttaatttttatagaatGTACAGTGTTTACTGTAgaatttttataagattatgtCCATGTTTttagaatgaatttaaaaattaagttttttaaaataataacatacatatacaacatACCACGTCTCAAAGGAAAAACCAAGGTAACTATATAGTAAATTGTttctcattataataatttactttaaagatTCATTGAATACCTTACTTACTCCCACAATTTCTATTATCTATATCAATTTCGAGTCTATTCACGGTATATACCTAGTCGTAACTCGTGTCGGCCTCGAATCTCGCCATTTTTAAAGTcaccgtcattttttttttatcagaatagTAACCGGTTAgtcaacataaaatttaaaataatactttaaaaaaaatgaatttttattggataagtaaactttacaatttctaaatgtATATGTGATtagaaacattgtttttttctcttttaatgtctacattttttaataaaaaaaagatttaagctTGGTACACtggcaaataaaaatgttatattttatataatattatatagctttaaaatcttaaaacaagtaaatacttttctaataattatagcGGATTCGGAGGAGGAGTAAAGCCACAGAAATAGAATTGACActgaattgttattatatgatattattatacgtTATTGAAGTTATGGTATATaattatggattcgtgaaaaaatacGTTGTGAGTCCATTATGAACGtcggcgaagttgttatcgAATTGATAGAATAGTTTTCAATTCAGTGTTTTCTTTACGATAAAGGCACACAGGACCTGAACCAACATATATTCTCATGGAGACCTGCTTTCTATTTTAAAGTTAGTGAAATTGAAATATGTCGTTTACGATTTTTACTTTACACGAAAATATGGGGCGCCATACtgttaatttttgattatttataaagatacaatCAATCATAAACTGCTTGTAGTGCATTGTACATGAGacctattaaattcaattacgtTTGCAAACAGCTTGGAAAGCgcttcttatttcaaatatattaaagactGCATAACAATAAGCTTGCAGCGAAtgtaatttataagtttttatattaaactttaataataatttaaaaacataaataataacatgagaaaaataagttactgCTAAAATATCTTCTCTATCTACCTCACGAataaaaaaccattttttttaaaaacagcgCTGATATTCTCACCGTCCTCTTCGACCTACCACTTCAATTGGATCGTTTAAAACTCTGCGTGACGTTTTTGACCATAACTTCCGTCTTCGTCACGTGGAaagattgaaaaaatattttgatctttgTGAGTTCTTCGTATAACGCAcccattttttaattctaagtaAATATAGAAGACGaatgttttttatatctgtaatgATATATTATCATGAATCTGTAGCTGTCAATGACATTGTCAACTGACGAGTGTCATATTTGTTTGACGTTTGAACTAATATTGTAGTTTGTTTTGTAGATTTAGTTTACCTGTAAATCTACTTTAATTTacctataaaatatacgtaatattgaaaaaagtttggtttaaatgtatatatgtttattttaatttgaataaaacttaaAGTTTTACATAGAGTTGTAAGAATGGCAGAAattaattcagaaaaaaatattaaatgtcctAAAAAACGAcgtcttattaatttaagatcACTTCGAATGTCTTTAAAATACAGGCCTGAAatcctaaatttaatattgaaaatgcgACActgtataaaaaagaaaaatgcccTTATAAAATCTCTAAAGGAACAACTGGAAAAGGTACTGTTCGTAACTTCAGCtactttgaattttttattggaAGAATtccacatttatttttttaaatcatttataactaTAACATACCCACACATGCAATTTATAGGTTAAAACAAGTAAAATTAAGTTATCCAGAAATGACGAACAATCAAAAATTTCGAAAGCTGTACACGCACAATCTACTGGTCGAAAAGAAAAGAAATCTGTTAAAGAagctacagataataaaaatgaagaacCCACAGCATGGAGTACTCAGAGCAATGGAAATAGTGAAAAAAGTATTGCAGAGCAAGTTAAAGAAGTAGCTCAGAGTGCTCTCCAAGACACCGGTATGGTGTATGTGGAGTCTGCTGGAATGTACTATGACTATAAAACtgggtattattataatactgtgAGTCACCTAAACATACAAGAATGTTATGTGTAAatgttaatgatattatttaagtagTATCATTAtactaactaaatatatactataccgATCATTGTTAATTACATTCTTTGCTaatgatttattgtataaaaatctttaagaattaataattatttttatttataggatCTTGGACTCTACTATCATACAGATACAGGTTGTTACTACTATTATTCtaatgaaaaacaaacatttgtGTTCCATTCATATCCTGATAAAAGTGCTGAGAATAAATCTCTGATCGCTCACGAGAAGAAGAAAGCAAAGAAACACAAAAAGGTGGGAAAAACTTACATGTtacaaattgattaaattaaatttgataaaactcTTTCAGCTTTACTCTATAAATATTTGAGAGACAAGACAGTGAAGTgaagaagacagcattgtttaactattaACAGTTAACTTCTCCATTCAAATGTGAAATCAATGATAGACTATGAGAAtcagttttaaagtaaaatgtttataagtaaagcTGTTTGagattacatatatgtaaaatatataatcctcTATAATGAAGTATTGTCATGTATTGCTTGtttccaaatatattttcttctttcAGGCAACTAAAACTGACGATGTTGAAAACCTGACCAAACAATTCACTCAGGTTTCACTCCGAGGCGCAACTGCCTTAGGTAAATAGAATGCTCACAAGTTGCTTCCAAATACCAACATCTGAAATGTTATATTACAGGAAAAGGAAGAAGATGGAAGCAAACCAAAACGCAAGAAAACTTCTAGAGATTCGAAGAAGAAGAAACAGGgaacaaatgaaaatgaaattacagAAGCTAACAGAGACACTGATGAAAAAGAAGTTGTGAATGATATAGGGAATGTAGCTGCAGAAGAGTTAGAAGATGGAGAGTGCAGTGACAGTTCTAGTGAATTGTCTGATGCAGGATCAGATGCAAGTACATCTACTGCTAGTGATGATGGTAAATGGGGAATACAATACAGccatgattatattataaaaattgaaaccAAATTATGCCTGTACTTATCAATACAGAAATGAACCTGTCAAAATTTAATCGATTAAACATCTATATTTCCAATATGAATGTATAATAAGGATTGTAGATTCAGatggattatttttaattttattacaagtatttaatataaaaaaataaagaatttcttattctcttgaataaatatttaaatgttactatGCATTTTGCATTGCTTTTTTTTCAGTTTGAActgataatatttgaaataacttgTTTCCAGAATCAGTCGCCAAGCACCACCCACCATGCATGAGAGTCATCGTAAGGGAGACAAACTTACCTAAACTGAAAGTGGGCAGTTTGTATCTCATAACTAAAGATGGCGGCACTATAGGCAGAGAAGGGGATCATCATTCTATAGTTATAAGGGATCACAATGTGTCGCGGGTCAGTATTGACCTTTATAATAATACAGGAATATGTAATTTACGATTGTCatatcaatagtctaaatttaaagcttgTGAAATTGCAAAATGCtgcttttgtaataattttaatcttgatataagttttatgtaaatcggtttagtagttttttcagttagacattacaaaataacttcTTCTCATCTTTTTATAAAGACGTAAATAGCTGTCTTATATGAAGTTCGTATATTTGCTTCTATTTGCTAATTTTTAGTTAGATTATatctaaagataatatttaaatttttcaatatatatagtttatcttcactgtaatgatttatattaaaaatcttagtAGATAACTTCTATAGATTCATAATTGTCTCCTAACCCTACTCAAGAAATCGAAAAGTTTTTCGGCATGTTTATATGTGCTAATCATGaaaaattttacaacaataaCACGCTTTTTCTTGACCAAATATTGTCGCCATAAGTTTCATCAAATAATTGCGGACGTTACGTCAAAGAAAGTTTATGTGTCAATAAATAAAGTGCGATCAAATCCCCGGATACATTCATACTTGGCTCGATAGACTGTCAATTGAATTACCATCCATATTAAGACGTTAAATCAAAAAGTTCTTagagatacataaataaaaaattacatatattaattttaattcaatacatttacaataactttaaatttcttACGTTATTTTCCAGAATCACTTAGACATCAACTATGATATGGATAAAAGAATGTATTTGGCAATTGACTTAGGTTCAAAGAATGGTACAGTTATTAATGGTATTCGTATCTCTGAAAGTCAAGAAAGAAGCAGACCTGTGGAGGTAATTATATCTTTACTTTTtgttactgaaatatttatactttttattagaaACTATTGAAGCATTCAAGTTGGTATGAAAATACGAACTCTCAGTGGAACCAtgtcaaaatgaaattatttgaaaatgaattaacGACTTTATGGACTATGATTATGAGTTCttctattttaattctattctaTAATGATATACtactattaaaacaaattttatagatAGTTCATGGGAGTACAATTCAATTGGGTGAAACGAAATTACTTTGTCACATTCATGCTGGAAACGATACGTGTGGCCATTGTGAACCAGGCCTTATAATGGAAAGTAAGTATACAcgctgttacttttatttaagtgtCGCATTGCAAGTTCAAAAATAAGGTTATGATTCTCGCTTAAAATTATGTGTGGTTTAGGAATAATCTACGAAAAAAAGCATTGCTAAtaggtattcatttttaaatatcacagtGATCATTCATATACACGCAATAATACTTGAAAGCATAATTAGATAttcatttagtttaattatcttttcgttccgatttttttttcatttcaacatTTCTTGAAAAGTTATAAGAAAATCACGAAGAAATTAATATAGACTTTGATTTCATTATTCAACATTTCAATTTGTCAGAGTAGTTACTAGTAACAATAAGAAGCAATATTctgatatcaattatattataattctgagTGCAATTCCACCTTATAATGTGAATTAATGGAATTTTCTGAATCGTACAAAAATGTACTaaccttgtaaatattttatttaatagcaacATTTTACTATTGTTTTATCTCTAAATATCAAACAAAGTGGCTTACCGCTGTCTGCAAGCTTAGATCTTTCAAATTACGCAacaattttaatgcagttttcatcaataaaaagtCATTCAAGGGGATGATTTATATGCATATCACAATAgtgaaaagccgagaatttcaacattCCTTATGggctttttttttcttcaatgtaAATCTGTACATAGACCCTTTATTCTGCCATGTGAAGCCTTTTGACTAGAATATTTGTAGCTTATTTCAGCGCGCTGATCTATCGCGGTTTAACTACAGAGATGTTTTATCTATACAGctcaagaaaaagaaaaagtcgCCTACACACGGACGTGCAGCGTCCAGAAACAACATCAACTGGAACTTGCGAGGCTGAAGAACAAATACGCGCCGAAACCCTTAGCGATAGAGGAGACCGCGTACAACGATAGAGCACAAGCGAGGAGAGAAAAGGTCGGCTCCTCGCATCACTCCGAGAAGACTCAGAGCAGTGATATTAACACGTGAGAATATTATCTTCTAAATTTCGGTATTGAGGTTTCATttgtttgacgacctccgtggtcgagtgacgacctccgtggtcgagtagtgtgtacaccggttttcatgggtacgccactccgaggtcccgggttcgattcccggccgagtcgatgtagaaaaagttcattagttttctatgttgtcttgggtctgggtgtatgtggtaccgtcgttacttctgattttccataacacaagtgctttagctacttacattgggatcagagtaatgtatgtgatgttgtccaatatttatatttatatttatttgtgagtGACTCGATGTAATCTCATGCAAAACGGTCATAATATCTAAGATGAAATTGTTGGCGACGCATTGACCTTGTAAGAAACAGTTAAGTATTATAGTTTAGTCAACTATGAATAGTAAACTAATCTTAATCGATGGCAGTCTATGGTTGGTAAGTCCCGCTTGTATCATGaacatattagttttaaataatgtttacaatataGAAATACATGACTTGGATGTAGGGCTTCGTCTAAACCTGTCTAGTAGGTACCACTCTCTCTATGTATTCGAGCCAAgcggcaatacttagtgttgtgttccggtttgaaggttaagtgagccagtgtaactacagatacgAAGGAAATAATATCTCTGTTCCAACATTATCAGTGAgacaatgtctataggcagaTTCGACTACTTACCATTAGATGGTCAATTTGCTCGGTCGCC
The window above is part of the Vanessa tameamea isolate UH-Manoa-2023 chromosome 18, ilVanTame1 primary haplotype, whole genome shotgun sequence genome. Proteins encoded here:
- the LOC113398242 gene encoding angiogenic factor with G patch and FHA domains 1 isoform X2, whose protein sequence is MAEINSEKNIKCPKKRRLINLRSLRMSLKYRPEILNLILKMRHCIKKKNALIKSLKEQLEKVKTSKIKLSRNDEQSKISKAVHAQSTGRKEKKSVKEATDNKNEEPTAWSTQSNGNSEKSIAEQVKEVAQSALQDTGMVYVESAGMYYDYKTGYYYNTDLGLYYHTDTGCYYYYSNEKQTFVFHSYPDKSAENKSLIAHEKKKAKKHKKATKTDDVENLTKQFTQVSLRGATALESVAKHHPPCMRVIVRETNLPKLKVGSLYLITKDGGTIGREGDHHSIVIRDHNVSRNHLDINYDMDKRMYLAIDLGSKNGTVINGIRISESQERSRPVEIVHGSTIQLGETKLLCHIHAGNDTCGHCEPGLIMETQEKEKVAYTRTCSVQKQHQLELARLKNKYAPKPLAIEETAYNDRAQARREKVGSSHHSEKTQSSDINTFIAAENKGFKLLEKMGWSKGEGLGKDSQGDREPIPLVSNDGKAGLGAGSAPAAPMASKTLGPATLRLAARTKMLQPPAKAFQQPMDEDSE
- the LOC113398242 gene encoding angiogenic factor with G patch and FHA domains 1 isoform X1, which encodes MAEINSEKNIKCPKKRRLINLRSLRMSLKYRPEILNLILKMRHCIKKKNALIKSLKEQLEKVKTSKIKLSRNDEQSKISKAVHAQSTGRKEKKSVKEATDNKNEEPTAWSTQSNGNSEKSIAEQVKEVAQSALQDTGMVYVESAGMYYDYKTGYYYNTDLGLYYHTDTGCYYYYSNEKQTFVFHSYPDKSAENKSLIAHEKKKAKKHKKATKTDDVENLTKQFTQEKEEDGSKPKRKKTSRDSKKKKQGTNENEITEANRDTDEKEVVNDIGNVAAEELEDGECSDSSSELSDAGSDASTSTASDDESVAKHHPPCMRVIVRETNLPKLKVGSLYLITKDGGTIGREGDHHSIVIRDHNVSRNHLDINYDMDKRMYLAIDLGSKNGTVINGIRISESQERSRPVEIVHGSTIQLGETKLLCHIHAGNDTCGHCEPGLIMETQEKEKVAYTRTCSVQKQHQLELARLKNKYAPKPLAIEETAYNDRAQARREKVGSSHHSEKTQSSDINTFIAAENKGFKLLEKMGWSKGEGLGKDSQGDREPIPLVSNDGKAGLGAGSAPAAPMASKTLGPATLRLAARTKMLQPPAKAFQQPMDEDSE